In a single window of the Campylobacter iguaniorum genome:
- the purQ gene encoding phosphoribosylformylglycinamidine synthase subunit PurQ produces MKVAIVNFPGTNCERDTKYAFDKLGCQTEVIWHKDTTINADLIVLPGGFSYGDYLRTAAIAKFSPAMNAVKAHADKGGLVLGICNGFQMLLETGLLEGAMRRNENMSFISKFHHLKVISNNNKFLSKLNNNDIVDIPIAHGEGNYYTDADTLKKLYDNDQVILKYCDELGNLSNANGSVDCIAGICNKNKNVFGLMPHPERAIEPLLGSVDGLKMLEGLIC; encoded by the coding sequence TCCCTGGAACAAACTGCGAAAGAGATACAAAATACGCTTTTGATAAACTAGGCTGCCAAACTGAAGTTATCTGGCACAAAGATACCACTATAAACGCTGATCTTATAGTCTTGCCTGGCGGTTTTAGCTATGGAGATTATCTAAGAACTGCAGCTATTGCTAAATTTAGTCCAGCTATGAACGCTGTCAAAGCCCACGCTGATAAAGGTGGCTTGGTACTAGGTATCTGCAACGGTTTTCAAATGCTTTTAGAAACCGGTCTGTTAGAAGGTGCTATGAGAAGAAATGAAAATATGAGCTTCATAAGCAAATTTCATCATCTAAAAGTCATCTCAAACAACAATAAATTCTTATCAAAACTAAATAATAACGATATAGTCGATATCCCTATCGCTCATGGCGAGGGCAACTACTACACTGACGCTGATACGCTCAAAAAGCTATATGACAATGACCAAGTTATCTTAAAATACTGCGATGAGCTTGGAAATCTATCAAATGCAAACGGCTCAGTCGATTGTATCGCTGGAATTTGCAACAAAAACAAAAACGTTTTTGGACTTATGCCACACCCTGAACGCGCCATAGAGCCACTACTTGGAAGCGTTGATGGATTAAAAATGCTAGAAGGTTTGATTTGCTAA
- a CDS encoding SH3 domain-containing protein, whose protein sequence is MLKLLLFIFFISSLIAQQEVSVFGNQSTPEPKRQITAGEIGKIAPTDEPDYLRDNKEIYQQVELNELKLQTSKTPRSVYVYQTFSINLKADTEQNLNFDLNLTANLDGITWLNPKPNWNEIKKGIYETTLWFEANNTNASIDKLTLTLNRNGAFFQDASIKPKLPLIKNLKFDPNFSFVVADALDVKKIKSSKFDDLSNLITIELETKNGNLNSFAIPKEFKKQGIESIKGDYLSQNGNYFIIADTDVKEIEFSYFNLKSSKFESFKLPVKVEIDDLSTQVNLNPKESEFELYKDISIYALIAIFLLFFIFKRSYYSLVLAIAFGGYTFYDSKPFSDGMLEINSEVRILPTPNSTIFYVSKASQKVKIMSKNDTYTKIILSDKKIGWVKNENIK, encoded by the coding sequence TTGCTAAAACTTCTCTTATTCATATTTTTTATTAGCTCTCTAATCGCTCAGCAAGAAGTAAGTGTATTTGGCAACCAAAGCACTCCTGAGCCTAAAAGACAGATAACAGCTGGAGAAATTGGGAAAATAGCCCCAACTGATGAGCCAGACTATTTAAGAGATAATAAAGAGATTTATCAACAAGTCGAGCTAAACGAACTAAAATTACAAACATCAAAAACTCCAAGATCTGTCTATGTCTACCAAACTTTTAGCATAAATCTCAAAGCAGACACCGAACAAAATCTAAATTTTGACCTAAATTTGACTGCGAATTTAGACGGCATAACATGGCTAAATCCAAAGCCAAACTGGAATGAGATAAAAAAAGGCATTTATGAAACCACATTGTGGTTTGAAGCAAATAACACAAATGCGAGCATAGATAAACTAACTCTTACTCTAAATAGAAATGGAGCTTTTTTTCAAGATGCCAGCATAAAACCAAAGCTTCCTTTGATAAAAAATCTCAAATTTGATCCAAATTTTAGTTTTGTTGTAGCAGACGCTCTTGATGTAAAAAAGATCAAAAGCTCTAAATTTGATGATTTAAGCAACTTAATAACCATAGAATTAGAAACAAAAAACGGAAATCTTAACTCATTTGCGATACCAAAAGAGTTTAAAAAACAAGGTATTGAGTCTATAAAAGGCGATTATTTAAGCCAAAATGGTAATTATTTTATCATCGCTGACACTGATGTAAAAGAGATAGAGTTTAGCTATTTTAATCTCAAAAGTTCTAAATTTGAGAGCTTCAAGCTCCCAGTCAAAGTAGAAATAGACGACCTAAGCACTCAGGTAAATTTAAACCCAAAAGAGAGCGAGTTTGAGCTATATAAAGATATAAGCATATATGCTTTGATAGCAATTTTCTTGCTATTTTTTATATTTAAAAGAAGCTATTATTCGCTAGTTTTAGCCATAGCTTTTGGCGGATATACTTTTTATGATAGTAAGCCATTTAGCGATGGAATGCTTGAGATAAACTCAGAAGTCAGGATTCTTCCGACACCAAATTCGACTATATTTTATGTATCCAAAGCATCACAAAAAGTCAAAATAATGTCAAAAAATGACACTTATACAAAGATTATTTTATCAGATAAAAAAATCGGTTGGGTAAAAAATGAAAATATTAAATAA
- a CDS encoding lysophospholipid acyltransferase family protein, producing the protein MKILNKLIAVLIAIELILSIAIVVLLMAIFNKQNRAIRRAWAKLQKVVMGYKIEVFGKPNREANLLIINHQSMLDIVVLEDIHPANLAWIAKKEIGSIPILGKILSLPKMIPLDRSNPRAITKLIKDVKDRVENDRVVAMFPEGTRGRGDKLLKFQSGAKIMVSKLNLKVQPVLIIGSKDILDTKNFSANIGKTLKIFYLDMIDTTDENWLENTRAKMQELLDQNL; encoded by the coding sequence ATGAAAATATTAAATAAATTAATAGCAGTTCTTATTGCCATAGAGCTAATCTTAAGCATAGCTATAGTCGTTTTACTCATGGCTATTTTCAACAAACAAAATAGAGCCATAAGAAGAGCTTGGGCGAAGCTTCAAAAAGTGGTTATGGGATATAAAATAGAGGTCTTTGGCAAGCCTAATAGAGAGGCAAATTTACTCATCATAAATCACCAAAGTATGCTTGATATAGTGGTTCTTGAGGATATACACCCTGCAAATTTAGCTTGGATCGCCAAAAAAGAGATAGGCTCTATCCCTATTCTTGGCAAAATCCTTTCACTACCAAAAATGATCCCACTAGATAGAAGCAACCCAAGAGCCATCACAAAACTCATAAAAGATGTCAAAGATAGAGTAGAAAATGACAGAGTTGTAGCTATGTTTCCAGAAGGTACCAGAGGCAGAGGCGATAAGCTTTTGAAGTTTCAAAGTGGCGCTAAAATCATGGTTTCAAAGCTAAACTTAAAAGTCCAACCAGTTCTCATAATCGGCTCAAAAGACATATTAGACACTAAAAACTTCTCAGCTAATATTGGCAAAACTCTAAAGATTTTCTATCTCGATATGATTGATACCACTGACGAAAACTGGCTTGAAAACACTAGAGCTAAAATGCAAGAGTTACTAGATCAAAATTTATGA
- the crcB gene encoding fluoride efflux transporter CrcB produces the protein MSLISIICIGSGGFIGAVLRALSNALVAKIFPNLAFPLGTLFVNVLGGFLIGFILSLASSLPLNPNLKSFLVTGILGGLTTFSTFTYENMLLLNSGNFLNAFLNIFLNVVLCIIFCYIGANLAKFIF, from the coding sequence ATGAGCCTTATAAGTATTATTTGCATAGGAAGTGGCGGATTTATCGGGGCTGTTTTGAGAGCCTTATCTAACGCCCTTGTAGCAAAAATATTTCCAAATTTAGCATTTCCGCTTGGCACACTTTTTGTAAATGTGCTTGGTGGGTTTTTGATAGGTTTTATCCTAAGTCTTGCTTCATCCCTGCCACTAAATCCAAATTTAAAATCATTTTTAGTCACTGGAATACTTGGTGGGCTTACTACATTTTCCACTTTTACATACGAAAATATGCTACTTTTAAACTCTGGAAATTTTTTGAATGCGTTTTTGAATATCTTTTTAAATGTAGTTTTATGTATCATATTTTGCTATATCGGAGCAAATTTAGCCAAATTTATATTTTGA